The following is a genomic window from Staphylococcus saccharolyticus.
AAAAACTATAATTAAAAGCCATTCAATGAGTATTGTGACATTGAATGGCTTTTATATCTTAATTCAAAATTGCTTTTGATATTTTTTGATAAATTATAATTGTCCTTTTCTACGCAAACTTTCCTTCGCACGTTTGAATATGTCAGTAGAGTGCGTAAAGGCATCATCCATCATTTGCGAAAAATCTGGTACACTTTTATCCATAAATTCTTTCAATTCTGGGGCTCTATAATCATCTTGTCGATTCAAAAATTCATTACAATGTTTCATAATGGCATAAAGACGATTATTTTCATTTTTCTTTGTCATTTGTTTTCCCCCTTACGAATCTTATCTTATGACAAGTTGTCTCTCCAATCAACTAAAGTTTGAATATCTTTTTCAGATATTTTCCCTTCTTCTTTAGCAACTTCAACTAATTCGTTATAGTTACTTAATGTATAAAATGGAATGTTCGCTTCTTCAAAAGTTTGAGCAGCTTTTGATAAACCATACGTAAAGATCGCTACAACACCTAATACATTTGCTCCAGCTTCTTTTAGAGCTTCAACAGCAGTTACAGAAGAACCTCCAGTAGAAATAAGATCTTCAATAACTACTATATTTTTACCAGTACTTTTAGCACCTTCAATTTGGTTCTGTTTACCATGATTTTTGCTTTTTGAACGTATATAATTCATAGGTAATTCCAATTTTTCAGAAATATAAGCCGCATGGGGAATTCCAGCTGTTGCAGTGCCTGAGACAATCTCAACATTTGAAAAATTTTCATTAATGATACGTATCAAGCCATCTCTGATTGCACTTCTCACTTTAGGATAGCCTAAAGTCACACGATTATCACAATAAATAGGTGATTTAATTCCTGAACTCCATGTGAATAAATCAGTAGGAGATAGTGAAACTGCTTCTATATCTAATAACGCTTTTGCAATATCTTTAGCCATTTAACCTAACCAACTTTCTTTAATATTTTGATAGCTTTCTACTGGATGATCACCTTGAGTAATTGGACGACCTACAACAATATGTGTTGATCCCAATGATTTAGCATCTTCAGGCGTTGTAATACGTTGCTGATCATTTTGAGCAACACCTTTCGGTCTAATACCTGGTGTTACTTTCATAAAGTCAGTTCCTAATTCATCAGTAATCATTTTAGCTTCAAGAGGTGAACAAACAACGCCATCTAATCCTGCTTTCTTTGTTAAACG
Proteins encoded in this region:
- the pyrE gene encoding orotate phosphoribosyltransferase, which gives rise to MAKDIAKALLDIEAVSLSPTDLFTWSSGIKSPIYCDNRVTLGYPKVRSAIRDGLIRIINENFSNVEIVSGTATAGIPHAAYISEKLELPMNYIRSKSKNHGKQNQIEGAKSTGKNIVVIEDLISTGGSSVTAVEALKEAGANVLGVVAIFTYGLSKAAQTFEEANIPFYTLSNYNELVEVAKEEGKISEKDIQTLVDWRDNLS